One window from the genome of Malacoplasma penetrans HF-2 encodes:
- a CDS encoding MAG4270 family putative restriction endonuclease, with protein sequence MDKKFYGFSIPFVTKAVLNKSSNGCKISGTAYYIYDKDLDYKIIKQFIQVSEVEFRPTDKEMIKPTKYYKKNSESFKKIRHGILEEYQASKGLDKNKISKENKETNRLKIEDQNIINKINNCLLSANKVKDSISFFTGSNPSGAEQNNRASNEIIYYPKSCDQSFKNFNGYNFTNPFNRNEIYKINKNIHINSVKNIELISLLDYLELNPKAKELLDDYNYTKYYLLNNDFDLNILTFEELQVFNSKLEKQIFSNNSKVKSDKIKEEITELINNYKSQDLEERDLKENLNKLENSLRKYQKALLNIELKEIIDLPKNKGIENKNNIINSCEKDSFFCYEVAHIVPVKLSKQSEKTMWEIADPNNCLLLSPNTHKAYDLKYIYFNEEGNCYYLSDNRRYEVPNIKQEWLKPERKLYLKKSYQERMNDKTKH encoded by the coding sequence ATGGATAAAAAGTTTTACGGTTTTTCTATTCCTTTTGTAACTAAAGCTGTTTTAAACAAAAGCTCTAATGGATGTAAAATTAGTGGCACTGCATATTATATTTATGACAAAGATTTAGATTATAAAATTATTAAACAGTTTATCCAAGTATCTGAAGTTGAATTTAGACCAACTGATAAAGAAATGATTAAACCCACAAAATACTATAAAAAGAATTCTGAATCATTTAAGAAAATTAGACATGGAATATTAGAAGAATATCAGGCATCTAAAGGTTTAGATAAAAATAAAATTTCAAAAGAAAATAAAGAAACAAACAGATTAAAGATTGAAGATCAAAACATTATTAATAAAATTAATAATTGCTTATTGTCAGCTAATAAAGTAAAAGACTCAATTTCATTTTTTACAGGTTCTAATCCATCAGGTGCAGAACAAAATAACAGAGCATCAAATGAAATTATCTATTATCCAAAATCGTGTGATCAATCATTTAAAAACTTTAATGGGTACAATTTCACTAATCCTTTCAATAGAAATGAAATCTATAAAATTAACAAAAATATCCATATTAATTCTGTAAAGAACATTGAATTAATTTCTTTACTAGATTATTTAGAATTAAATCCAAAAGCTAAAGAATTGTTAGATGATTACAATTACACAAAATATTATTTACTAAACAATGATTTTGATTTAAATATTTTAACCTTTGAAGAATTGCAAGTTTTTAACAGTAAATTAGAAAAGCAAATTTTTAGTAATAATAGCAAGGTTAAAAGTGACAAAATAAAAGAAGAAATAACTGAATTGATTAACAATTATAAATCTCAGGATTTGGAAGAAAGAGATTTAAAAGAGAACTTAAATAAATTAGAAAATTCTCTTAGAAAATATCAAAAAGCTCTTTTAAATATTGAACTTAAAGAGATAATAGATTTACCAAAAAATAAAGGGATTGAAAACAAAAATAATATTATAAACTCATGTGAAAAAGATAGTTTCTTTTGTTATGAAGTTGCCCATATTGTTCCTGTAAAATTATCCAAACAAAGTGAAAAAACAATGTGAGAAATAGCTGACCCTAATAATTGTTTGTTACTATCTCCAAACACACATAAAGCTTATGATTTAAAATACATTTATTTTAATGAAGAAGGTAATTGTTATTACCTTTCAGACAACAGGAGATATGAAGTTCCCAATATTAAACAAGAGTGACTTAAACCAGAAAGAAAATTATACTTAAAGAAATCTTATCAAGAGAGAATGAATGATAAAACTAAACACTAG
- a CDS encoding IS30 family transposase, which produces MFYTTITLNDTNKYRHLSYGEREIIGHMYFVQKKNINQIATELKRHRSTILREIRRNNNVEGYSAEKAQKKYIERRNHKNFFLWQKYKTFSELFAEKYNCKWHGVELTRHYIKENYPCVLVPSTKQIYNWIQTNKWIKKRSDNLRTAYIKGRKRKKGMFSKFDEKYVHPFWMRPKHILNRKEFGHWELDLVIGKRQSGYSNLLVMVERKTRNSFITKVENKNPFTINSAIKSLVNKNNLHVKTITIDNGIEFSKIGIAAYWIKCKVYYCEPYASYQRGSNENVNGLIRRVYKKGTDFSLLSDAEINNLQNKINRMPRKMFNYMSSDQYYKKCMNSLNW; this is translated from the coding sequence ATGTTTTACACTACAATTACTCTAAATGATACTAACAAATACAGACATTTGTCTTATGGTGAAAGAGAAATAATAGGACATATGTATTTTGTTCAAAAGAAAAATATTAACCAAATAGCAACAGAATTAAAAAGACATAGATCCACAATTTTAAGAGAGATCAGAAGAAACAATAATGTTGAAGGATATAGTGCTGAAAAGGCACAGAAAAAATATATAGAAAGAAGAAACCATAAAAACTTTTTTCTATGACAAAAATACAAAACTTTCTCAGAATTATTTGCAGAAAAATACAATTGCAAATGACATGGTGTGGAATTAACTAGACACTATATAAAAGAAAATTATCCATGTGTTTTAGTTCCTTCCACTAAACAAATTTATAACTGAATACAAACAAATAAATGAATTAAAAAAAGATCAGACAATCTAAGAACTGCTTATATAAAAGGTAGAAAAAGAAAAAAAGGAATGTTCTCAAAATTTGATGAAAAGTATGTACATCCCTTCTGAATGAGACCAAAACACATACTTAATAGAAAAGAGTTTGGTCATTGGGAACTAGACTTAGTCATAGGAAAAAGACAATCTGGTTATAGCAATTTATTGGTAATGGTAGAAAGAAAAACTAGAAATTCATTTATTACTAAAGTTGAGAACAAAAATCCTTTCACTATTAACTCAGCAATAAAAAGTTTAGTTAATAAAAACAACTTACATGTAAAGACAATAACAATAGATAATGGAATAGAATTCTCAAAAATAGGAATTGCAGCTTATTGAATAAAATGTAAAGTTTATTATTGTGAACCTTATGCTTCATATCAAAGGGGTTCAAATGAAAATGTTAATGGATTGATTAGAAGAGTGTATAAAAAAGGTACAGATTTTTCTTTGTTAAGTGATGCAGAAATAAACAATCTCCAAAACAAAATTAATAGAATGCCTAGAAAAATGTTTAACTATATGAGTAGTGATCAGTACTACAAAAAATGTATGAATTCTTTAAACTGATAA
- the nrdD gene encoding anaerobic ribonucleoside-triphosphate reductase, which yields MYTNEQLIIIKKDNTKQSFDPNKIKTAVSKSAVRVMVNFTEQDLDKIVNNVLDKIRQSEYSEIHISLMHNLVEKSLEELYPAVAKSYKDYRNYKQDFIHMLDDVYKRSQSIMYIGDKENSNSDSALVSTKRSLIFNELNKALYKKFFLTTDELQAFNDGYIYIHDSSARRDTMNCCLFDLANVLKGGFEMGNIWYNEPKTLSSAFNVIGDVVLSTAAQQYGGFTLPEIDKILGKYAKLSYEKYLNKYLSLGLNYDKAQEVALSDLENDFTQGWQGIEYKFNTVGSSRGDYPFIAITIGLGTDQFSKMAAKTCLQVRAKGQGEEGKKRPVLFPKIVFLYDENLHGENKVNEDLFEEGVLCSSKTMYPDWLSLTGEGYVCDIYKKYKEVISPMGCRAFLSPWYEKGGMYPLDETDKPVYVGRFNIGAISLHLPMILEKSRKENKDFHETLDYYLEMIRQLHIRTYNYLGEMRASTNPLAYCQGGFYGGNLKPNEKIKPILKTCTASFGFTALNELQMLYNNKTLVEDGEFAIKTLEYINEKVLSFKNEDKILYAIYATPAESLCGLQVEQFRSKYGIVEGVSDKPYVSNSFHCHVTEDITPIQKQDLEKRFWNLSNGGKIQYVKYPINYNVGAIKSLIKRAMKMGFYEGVNLSLSYCGDCGHQELNMNKCPQCSSTNLTKIERMNGYLSYSRVSGDTRLNDAKMAEIAERKSM from the coding sequence ATGTATACAAATGAACAATTAATAATTATCAAGAAAGATAATACTAAACAAAGTTTTGATCCTAATAAGATTAAAACTGCTGTTTCAAAATCAGCAGTTAGAGTTATGGTTAACTTCACTGAACAAGATTTAGATAAAATTGTTAATAATGTCTTAGATAAAATCAGACAAAGTGAATATAGTGAAATTCATATTAGTTTAATGCATAACTTAGTAGAAAAAAGCTTAGAAGAACTTTATCCTGCTGTTGCTAAGTCTTATAAAGACTATAGAAACTATAAACAAGATTTCATTCACATGTTGGATGATGTTTATAAAAGAAGTCAATCTATTATGTATATAGGTGATAAAGAAAACAGTAACTCTGATAGTGCTTTAGTTTCAACTAAAAGAAGTTTAATTTTTAATGAATTAAATAAAGCTTTATACAAAAAATTCTTTTTAACAACTGATGAACTTCAAGCTTTTAATGATGGATATATTTATATTCATGATTCATCTGCTAGAAGAGATACAATGAACTGTTGTTTATTTGATTTAGCTAATGTATTAAAAGGTGGATTTGAAATGGGTAACATTTGATACAATGAACCTAAAACTTTATCTTCAGCTTTTAATGTAATAGGTGATGTTGTTTTATCAACTGCAGCTCAACAATATGGAGGTTTTACACTTCCTGAAATTGATAAAATTTTAGGAAAGTATGCAAAACTTTCATATGAAAAATATTTAAATAAATATTTAAGTTTAGGTCTTAACTATGACAAAGCTCAAGAAGTTGCTTTATCAGATTTAGAGAATGACTTTACTCAAGGATGACAAGGAATAGAATACAAATTCAATACTGTTGGTTCATCTCGTGGTGACTATCCTTTTATTGCCATTACAATTGGACTTGGAACTGATCAATTTTCTAAAATGGCAGCTAAAACTTGTTTACAAGTAAGAGCTAAAGGACAAGGTGAAGAAGGTAAAAAACGTCCTGTTTTATTCCCTAAAATTGTTTTCTTATATGATGAAAACTTACATGGTGAAAATAAGGTTAATGAAGATTTATTTGAAGAAGGTGTTTTATGTTCTTCAAAAACTATGTATCCAGATTGATTAAGTTTAACAGGTGAAGGATATGTATGTGATATTTATAAAAAGTATAAAGAAGTAATTTCTCCAATGGGGTGTCGTGCATTCTTATCTCCTTGATATGAAAAAGGCGGAATGTATCCATTAGATGAAACTGATAAACCTGTTTATGTTGGAAGATTCAACATTGGTGCAATTAGTTTACATCTACCAATGATTTTAGAAAAATCTAGAAAAGAAAATAAAGACTTTCATGAAACTCTAGATTACTATCTTGAAATGATTAGACAACTTCACATTAGAACTTATAACTACTTAGGTGAAATGAGAGCTTCAACAAATCCATTAGCATACTGCCAAGGTGGATTTTATGGTGGTAATTTAAAACCAAATGAAAAAATTAAACCAATTCTAAAAACATGTACTGCTTCATTTGGATTTACTGCATTAAATGAATTACAAATGCTTTATAACAACAAGACACTTGTTGAAGATGGTGAATTTGCAATTAAGACATTAGAATATATTAATGAAAAAGTTTTATCATTCAAAAATGAAGATAAAATCTTATATGCAATTTATGCAACACCTGCTGAAAGTTTATGTGGATTACAAGTTGAACAATTTAGATCAAAATATGGAATTGTTGAAGGAGTATCTGATAAACCTTATGTTTCAAACTCATTCCATTGTCATGTTACAGAAGATATTACTCCAATCCAAAAACAAGACTTAGAAAAAAGATTTTGAAACTTATCAAATGGTGGAAAAATCCAATATGTTAAATACCCAATAAACTATAATGTTGGAGCAATTAAATCATTAATCAAAAGAGCAATGAAAATGGGCTTCTATGAAGGTGTTAACTTATCTTTATCTTATTGTGGAGACTGTGGTCATCAAGAATTAAACATGAATAAATGTCCTCAATGTTCTTCAACTAACCTTACAAAAATTGAAAGAATGAATGGGTACCTTTCATATTCTAGAGTATCTGGTGATACTAGATTAAATGATGCTAAAATGGCTGAAATAGCAGAAAGAAAGAGTATGTAA
- a CDS encoding TM2 domain-containing protein produces the protein MSNNRETVSSNSWVVTLLFVIFLGVFGIHRFYVGKIGTGVLFLLTGGILGIGWIVDLITIVIGGFRDKSGLRVKPL, from the coding sequence ATGAGCAATAACAGAGAAACTGTAAGTAGTAATAGTTGAGTTGTAACATTACTTTTTGTAATTTTTTTAGGAGTATTTGGGATTCACAGATTCTATGTAGGTAAAATTGGAACTGGTGTTTTATTTTTACTTACAGGTGGAATTTTAGGAATAGGTTGAATAGTTGATTTAATTACAATTGTAATTGGTGGTTTCCGTGATAAATCAGGATTACGTGTAAAACCATTGTAA
- the ylxM gene encoding YlxM family DNA-binding protein translates to MKELDLSQISLLIDFYGNLLTDKQLQNLIDYYFNDLSLSEIAANNNVSRTAIHDSIKKSKNELEQFENKLKFIYRFNLRKEIYKQIKDNNLLDQLLETEVEQLWKTK, encoded by the coding sequence ATGAAAGAATTAGATTTAAGTCAAATTAGTTTATTAATTGATTTCTATGGTAATTTATTAACTGATAAACAACTACAAAATTTAATAGATTATTATTTTAATGATTTATCTTTATCTGAAATTGCTGCTAATAATAATGTGTCTAGAACTGCAATTCATGATAGTATTAAAAAATCTAAAAATGAATTAGAACAATTTGAAAACAAATTAAAATTTATTTATCGTTTCAATTTAAGAAAAGAGATATATAAACAAATCAAGGATAATAATTTACTAGACCAATTATTGGAAACAGAAGTAGAACAATTATGGAAGACAAAATAA
- the dcm gene encoding DNA (cytosine-5-)-methyltransferase — MNSNKDKIKVIKVFEAFAGIGSQFKALKNIARSKNWEIQHSGMVEWFVDAIVSYVAIHSKNFNPKIEQLDKDILSISNDSKMPISEYGIKKINNTIKASYLNYAKKHFNNLFDIKKVNKDNFPKNIDIFTYSFPCQDLSVQGLQKGIDKELNTRSGLLWEIERILEEIKNSFSKEEMPKYLLMENVKNLLSHKNKKNYNTWLKQLEKFGYKSKTYLLNSKNFDNCQNRERVFCLSIRDDYLEKTGFKFKELEKVKNPPKKIKDILVDSSNYKYLNLNKYETTTFRETKSNIISRSLKNYTTFNSENYVYNINGIGPTLTASGANSRIKIETQQGVRYLTPLECFKYMQFDVNDFKKVQSTNLISENKMIYIAGNSIPVKILEAIFNTLEFVNNEE, encoded by the coding sequence ATGAATAGCAACAAGGACAAGATTAAAGTTATTAAAGTTTTTGAAGCATTTGCGGGAATTGGTTCACAATTCAAGGCTTTAAAAAATATTGCAAGAAGCAAAAATTGAGAGATTCAACATAGTGGTATGGTTGAATGATTTGTTGACGCAATTGTTTCATATGTGGCAATTCATTCAAAAAATTTTAATCCTAAAATTGAGCAATTAGACAAAGATATTTTAAGTATTAGCAATGATTCTAAAATGCCTATAAGTGAATATGGAATCAAAAAAATAAATAACACTATTAAAGCAAGTTATTTGAATTATGCAAAAAAACACTTTAATAATTTATTTGACATTAAAAAAGTTAACAAAGATAATTTTCCTAAAAACATTGATATTTTTACATATTCATTTCCATGTCAAGACTTAAGTGTCCAAGGATTACAAAAAGGAATTGATAAAGAACTAAACACTAGAAGTGGTTTATTATGAGAGATTGAAAGAATTTTAGAAGAGATTAAAAACTCATTCAGCAAAGAAGAAATGCCAAAATATCTTTTAATGGAAAATGTTAAAAACTTATTAAGTCATAAAAACAAAAAAAACTATAATACTTGATTAAAGCAGTTAGAAAAATTTGGTTACAAATCTAAAACATATTTATTAAATTCTAAAAATTTTGATAATTGTCAAAATAGAGAAAGAGTTTTTTGTTTATCAATAAGAGATGATTATCTAGAAAAAACAGGTTTTAAATTTAAAGAATTAGAAAAAGTTAAAAACCCTCCAAAAAAGATTAAAGATATATTAGTTGATAGTAGCAATTACAAATATCTAAATTTAAACAAATATGAAACCACTACTTTTAGAGAAACTAAAAGCAACATCATTTCAAGATCTCTTAAAAATTACACAACTTTTAACAGTGAAAACTATGTATACAATATCAATGGTATTGGGCCAACTCTTACTGCATCTGGTGCAAACTCAAGAATTAAAATTGAAACTCAACAAGGTGTAAGATATTTAACACCACTTGAATGTTTTAAGTATATGCAATTTGATGTTAATGATTTTAAAAAAGTTCAATCAACTAATTTAATTTCTGAAAATAAAATGATTTATATTGCAGGAAACTCAATACCTGTAAAAATCTTAGAAGCTATTTTTAATACATTAGAGTTTGTTAATAATGAGGAATAA
- the nrdG gene encoding anaerobic ribonucleoside-triphosphate reductase activating protein has product MRYHNITKDDMLNGYGIRVVLWVAGCSHACKGCHNPITHSLKGGIPFDEEAKKELFAELEKDYVDGITFSGGDPLHPVNIEKVGELVKEISLKFPNKTKWLYTGYMWEDIITRIDYINLLDVVCDGKFELAKFNPRLKWVGSSNQRVIDVKQTFKSNNVIIFNDGSQSI; this is encoded by the coding sequence ATGAGATATCATAACATTACAAAAGATGATATGCTAAATGGTTATGGAATCAGAGTAGTTTTATGAGTCGCTGGATGTTCTCATGCTTGTAAGGGTTGTCATAACCCCATAACACACTCTTTAAAAGGTGGAATCCCTTTTGATGAAGAAGCAAAAAAAGAACTATTTGCTGAATTAGAAAAAGATTATGTTGATGGGATTACTTTCAGTGGTGGTGATCCTTTACACCCTGTTAATATTGAAAAAGTTGGAGAGTTAGTGAAAGAAATTTCATTGAAATTTCCAAATAAAACAAAGTGACTTTATACTGGTTACATGTGAGAAGACATTATTACTAGAATTGATTACATTAATTTATTAGATGTAGTTTGTGATGGTAAGTTTGAGTTAGCTAAGTTCAATCCAAGATTAAAATGAGTTGGAAGTTCTAATCAAAGAGTAATTGATGTTAAACAAACCTTTAAAAGCAATAATGTTATTATTTTTAATGATGGATCTCAATCGATCTAA
- a CDS encoding HAD-IIB family hydrolase: MTKYKHIFSDVDGTLIHTRNNVPTFDPNLIKRIGELNQYNIGLSIATGRHYQDVLMMLKKNNINNIEYVIGIAGAQIYDYKNKQLISNRTFDDVQAHKVKEIYDFLNTNYFNHFIISVFTHTDNNTDAMYYINNESKIFSHYIGKYVARMSTNIDCLNLVISKRFTTDKIYKVALYVYDKEFERDETLFEKVRNELCEKWGKYFDFVVCGPCYLEICMKNINKGYAIQYLLDNNLKLNTDDLICFGDSDNDIEMFQLIKDSVTRQSAPESIKKHAKYIIDNEPSTFVLEAIDKMMINKK; this comes from the coding sequence ATGACAAAATACAAACATATTTTTTCAGATGTTGATGGTACTTTAATTCACACTAGAAATAATGTGCCTACATTTGATCCAAATTTAATTAAAAGAATTGGTGAACTAAACCAATATAATATAGGATTAAGCATTGCAACTGGAAGACATTATCAAGATGTATTAATGATGCTAAAGAAAAATAATATTAATAATATTGAATATGTTATTGGGATTGCTGGTGCACAAATCTATGATTATAAAAATAAGCAATTAATTTCAAATAGAACTTTTGATGATGTTCAAGCTCATAAAGTTAAAGAAATCTATGATTTTTTAAATACTAATTATTTCAACCATTTTATTATTTCAGTTTTTACTCATACTGATAACAACACAGATGCAATGTACTATATTAATAATGAATCTAAAATATTTAGTCATTATATTGGTAAGTATGTAGCTAGAATGTCTACCAATATTGATTGTTTAAATCTTGTTATATCTAAAAGATTTACTACAGATAAAATTTACAAAGTAGCTTTGTATGTATATGACAAAGAATTTGAAAGAGATGAAACTTTGTTTGAAAAAGTTAGAAATGAACTTTGTGAAAAATGAGGAAAGTATTTTGATTTTGTAGTTTGTGGACCATGTTATTTAGAAATTTGTATGAAAAATATAAATAAAGGTTATGCCATCCAATATTTACTAGATAACAATTTAAAATTAAATACTGATGATTTAATTTGTTTTGGTGATTCAGATAATGATATTGAAATGTTTCAATTAATCAAAGATAGTGTAACTAGACAAAGTGCACCTGAAAGTATTAAAAAACATGCAAAATATATAATTGATAATGAACCATCTACTTTTGTTTTAGAAGCAATTGACAAAATGATGATTAACAAAAAATAG
- a CDS encoding GNAT family N-acetyltransferase, translating to MKIVKDIKEVDINQVKQLYDEAFNDEIEYREELINNYLKNSKFYGVVDKDQLVMITFFTPKRIYYKNQKHEAFLIFAVAVKKEYQNKKIMSKYLSKFIDEMKLFTDFIFIQSHNWDIYKHFDFVECTKFSKWILRKDQFLKFDNINEKTNYENINKINIQFLRDNNIDNFVYKTEKENKKYLKLYLKCGYQIIMSNRSYLIYDPKIKEIEKYAFFDQRDFIKLISSLPYETTINSYINLDKRFFVLKEESQIKTKICKTKSFDKNEPIYFLDNW from the coding sequence ATGAAAATAGTTAAAGACATAAAAGAAGTTGATATTAATCAAGTTAAACAATTATATGATGAAGCATTTAATGATGAAATTGAATATAGAGAAGAATTAATTAATAATTACTTAAAGAATTCAAAGTTTTATGGTGTTGTTGATAAAGATCAATTAGTTATGATTACTTTTTTTACACCTAAAAGAATCTATTACAAAAATCAAAAACATGAAGCTTTTTTAATATTTGCAGTAGCAGTAAAAAAAGAATATCAAAATAAAAAAATAATGTCTAAATACTTATCTAAATTTATTGATGAAATGAAATTATTTACTGACTTTATTTTTATCCAATCTCATAATTGAGATATATACAAACATTTTGATTTTGTAGAATGTACAAAATTTTCTAAATGAATTTTAAGAAAAGATCAATTTTTAAAATTTGATAACATCAATGAAAAGACAAACTATGAAAACATCAATAAAATTAATATTCAATTTTTAAGAGATAACAACATTGATAACTTTGTATATAAAACTGAAAAGGAAAATAAAAAATACTTAAAACTGTATTTGAAATGTGGTTACCAAATAATAATGTCTAATCGTTCTTATTTGATATATGACCCTAAAATTAAAGAAATAGAAAAATATGCTTTTTTTGATCAAAGAGATTTTATTAAGTTAATTTCTTCTTTACCTTATGAAACAACAATTAATTCTTATATAAACCTAGATAAAAGATTTTTTGTTTTAAAAGAAGAAAGTCAAATTAAAACAAAGATTTGCAAAACAAAATCTTTTGATAAAAATGAGCCAATTTATTTTTTAGATAATTGATAA